The sequence below is a genomic window from Methylotuvimicrobium alcaliphilum 20Z.
GGGCGTCGATTCCTTATCAATATGGTGGGCTTTCGAAATCCGGTATCGATTGCTCCGGTTTCGTTTATCTGACTTTCGCGAAAAAGTTAGGTGTTCATTTGCCTAGAACATCCGACCGCCAAGCGCAGCATGGGAAACCTATACCACAGCAGCAATTGAGAACCGGAGATTTGGTATTTTTTAATACGGGTCCTCAACAGCATCATGTCGGCATTTATATCGAGCAAAGAAGGTTCTTGCATGTCTCGACGATCAAAGGAGTTGCGATTTCCAGTTTAGATAATCAATACTGGTCCGATAGATATTGGAAGTCGGTGCGTGTGCTCAGTTCGTAATGAGCAACGAATTAAGCAATCCTAATCCGCTCATCGCGATTCAAATGGCTCTTACGGGGAGCGGTCCGACTATGGGGTACGAGTAGTTACCCTAATGTTTTGTTTGCCGACGGTAAAAGTACTTGTTTAGAACCTACCCCTGATCCCTTGTTGGTTGTCGATCGGAGTTAGATCGGGTCATGCAATAACGCATGACTACAATATCTGAGTCCATCAAGTAAACGCTCAGATTTCTTCTGATGCATTGCTGAAATTATTTGAGTGAGATAGGTATATATCGGAACGTTAACCTCGTTTATTAGTCAGATGTACGGTCAAACGTGTTTGACCGTACTATCCGAATCTAATATTCTTTACCTTTTTACTATATGTTTATTCAAGCGCTGTTGGCCTTTTTAGCATTGCCGGGTGTTGTTGCTTTCGTCGTTCCGGTGACTTGGCTTTGGCTGAGCGACCACACTAAGCTGGTTCAACCCTTAGGGATAGCGCCTTTACTTACAGGTGTCGTGGCTTTGTTTTGGTGTGTGTGCGATTTTTATGTCTCGGGCAAGGGCACTCTAGCCCCTTGGGCGCCGCCAACTCGTCTGGTCAATGTCGGTCTTTATCGCTATACCCGAAATCCAATGTATATTTCAGTTTTGCTGATTCTTCTGGGATGGGTGTTGTGTTTTGGCGCACCCGGACAGTTAATTTATACTGTTATTTTGGCTGTCGGTTTTCATCTTCGAGTTATATTGGGCGAGGAGCCGCTATTGGCGCGAAAGTATGGAGAGGAATGGGGTCATTATTCAAGTTGTGTTCCTCGCTGGTTTTACTGAAAATTGAGCTTTAATGGTGGCGTCTGGATTGGAAGTTACACATTTCAGAATCGAATACCAGATCACGGCCTCAGCTACAGCAATTCCCAATTTGGGGATCAAAAAGGGTATGGGGGTGTACTTGGCGAGCATCTCGGCGCCGAATTTTGACCTGCAATGGGTATAATTGTTCGCTAGCAATATTCCGTGATAATTCGTACCGAGATTTTCGGGTTATTGAATGCGTATCGTAGTCATCATACCGGCTTCGGCGTGTTCGAGAATATGGCAGTGTAGCGCCCAGAGTCCTTTGTCGATCGGCACCAAGCCTATATCGATCGATTGCTTGGGACCAATTAATACCGTGTCGCGCCAAAAGCCTTCCCGCACCGGCCGGCCGTCGACCGCAATGACTTGGAAGAATTGGCCGTGCAGATGCATCGGATGCAAGCGATAAGAAAGGTTGGTAAAGCGCAGGCGGTAAAAGCGTTGGGCTTGCAGTTTTTGCGCGATAATGTCGTGACCGCTGTGGCCGTCGATTGTCCAGGTGATGCCGTGCTCGCCTCCGCGCATTGCGTTCAACATGAACTCGTGCGTGACCGGAGCGTCGATGGCCGATCGCCAGTCCGGAAAATGCTTGGCCTGGATGGGTTTGAAGGTCGGTGTAGTTACGGCTGTCGTGTTTTTCACTTGTAACACGGCCAAGGTGTTGGTTTTTTGGCCGAAGCTATCCAAAACAGCGAATGTTTTTCCGGCCGCGTTTTTAGGAATGGTTAGGTCCAGATCGATGCGGTTGCCGGGAGCCAAATAAAAGTTTTGTAACCGTATGGGGCTTTGGGTCGGTAAACCGTCAACGGCGATAATCTGGGCTTCGATACCTTCCACGGCCGGCGCGAACACGCGGCCGTTGGCGGAATTCACCATTCTGATTCGAATGCGTTCGCCGGGTTTTACCGGAATCGACGGCCGGTACTGGCCGTTGACCGTCACGACGTTGCCCCAGCGCCCGTCATGCATCAAATCGTGACCGGTGACGAAACGATCGTGAATTCTTGCGCCTTTTTCCAATAGCCAGTCATCCACGATCCAGGCGAGATCTTGTGAATATTTCGGCTCGTCCGGGTTTTCGACAATCAATAGTCCTTGCAAGCCACGTTCGATTTGTTCGGGAGAATTGGCATGTGGATGAAACCAGAACGTGCCGGCGTCTTTCGGGGTAAATTCGTAGGTGAAGCTTGCGCCGGGTTCGATGGCCGGCTGGGTGACGCCCGGCACGCCGTCCATGGCATTTGGCAGTCTTACGCCATGCCAATGAATCGAGGTCGCTTGCGGTAACTTGTTGTGCAGTGTCAGCTTGAGCGTTTCGCCCAGCTTAATGCGGATAATGGGGGCGATTTTGCCGTTATAGGTCCAAACCGTAGTCTGGTAAGGCGGCAGGATTCCCCATTCGGCTTCGGCGGCAACCAGTTCTTGGCTTTGAACTTTATTCGAAGGCGAGGCAGTTTCCGGATAAGAACCGTGAAATTCTTGTTGCAATTGCTCGATCACCGCTTCGTTATCGACGGATAAGGTTTCTTCGGCATGCGGCAGCTTTGCAATCAATAGGCTCAGGCTGCAACATAACGATAATGGCAGCGAAAATGATAAAGATGATCTCATGCTTGTTCCTAAAGTAGTACTTGGACGAATTTGCACGTTGGATAACGGCAATCCGTGCGGGCTAACGACTATATAAATTAGTGAAATATTGGCTGAAAAACCTACGGAATCAGGAGCCGCGTTATTATGAGAGCGCTTACACGATATATCAAGATTGACCAAATACTAAGAACTAGTCTATTTTTAAAGCGAAAATTTTTTGATTTGATCATTGCTGGGGGAGCATGAAAAAAAAATTACATAAAAAGCTGATGAAATCGGTATTTTTAAATACGAGTTTGGTAGGGGTGATGGGGATGCTTTCGTTTACATCGCCGATAATACTGGCGCAAACGTTCGTGCCTCCGCCAAACCAAGAGCCGGATCAAGAATTTCCAGATCAAGAACAACCAGAGCCAGAACCAGAACCAGAGCCAGAACCAGAGCCAGAACCAGAGCCAGAAGCCAGAGCCAGAACCAGAGCCAGAGCCAGAGCCAGAGCCAGAACCAGAACCAGAGCCAGAGCCAGAGCCAGAACCAGAACCAGAGCCAGAACCAGAGCCAGAACCAGAGCCAGAGCCAGAACCAGAGCCAGATTCGTTCTCATCGAAGCCAATTGATAGAAGCTTGTTTAATACCACGCAACAAAATTTATTAAGCACTTTTTTTAACCTTTGTGATTCAGACACCAATCTTTCGGCTAATATGAGGGCGCGTTGTAATGCCTTTAGTGGTTTGTCGTTCGATTCTGCGAGGACGCAAGGTATTGTTCGGGCCGTTTCTCCCGAACAAGTCGTGCAACAAGGTACGCAGGCGACTCGAATCACTGCCGGCCAGGTCGGGTTAGTTGAAACAACTGTGAAGAACCGGATTTCCAATTTGCACGCCAGTCTTAACGCGAGGAGTCAATACGCCGGAGGTCTTAAGTTTTACCAAAATGGTCGGCCCATAAACGGATTAGGGGGGGCGGCTGGCGATGATCTTGGATTCGGTAGCAACTTAGGCGTTTGGCTGAATATGAATATTCGGGTTGGCGATGTGAATACAACGTTTGAGCAGCTCGGCTTTAGATATGACAATTACGGATTTACCGGGGGCGCCGACTACAAGCTAACCGATAATTTAGTATTGGGTTCCGCTTTCAGTTATCTGCGCTCAAATTCCGTGTTTGGTCTAAATATGGGTGAAACCACTACAGATACTTATACAGGATCAATTTACGGGACTTATTATTTTTGGGATAACTTTCATCTTGATGCGATTGCTTCTTATGGTGGCAATGAATATCAAACGACTCGAAGGATTTCTTATACTATTCCCGGAGTTGAAACTTTTAGCGCGGAAGCCACTGCAACGCCTGGCGGTAATCAGCATGCCTACAGCCTTGGCGTCGGATATGACTTTTCATACGGCCCTTTCAGCTTGACGCCCTATTTCAGGGGTAATTATATCGGACTGTCGGTCGATTCTTACCGGGAAAGCGGCGGTGCCGGTTGGGGGATGGCATTTAGCGATCAGAATGTTGAGTCTTGGACTACAACTTTAGGAGGAGAAACCTCCTATGCGATCAGTTTGCCTTTCGGTGTCATTTTGGCTCAATTTAGGGCCGAATGGCATCATCAATATAAAGATGGGAGCAGAACGATTGGGGCTAGTTTCATAGATGATCCGAGTGGACAACGATTTAATGTGGTAAGCCAATCCCCTGATCGTAATTTTGCGACGCTAGGAACCAGCCTTTCCGGAACCTTTGCCGATGGGTTGTCTGGATTTATCTCCTACGATGTGATGCTCGGCTACCAAGATATAAGTAGTCACAGTATCAATTTTGGTGCCAGAATGGAGTTTTAATTTTTCAACCGACCGAAAAGGAGGTTAGTTGAATCATATGTAACCCTCCATAGAATCATAGGTATCTACACAAGTTTTCAGCTTTATAAGGCAATTAGTTAAGTTAATTTTTCTGTAATCTAGGATAAAAAAGTAGACTAAAAACTTCAATTTTTAGTCTTTATCTTCATGAAAAACCAGAAGAAACTTTATAACAGCATGATTTTAAATGATAAAGATGTGTAGATACTTATGCCATAGAATAGGGGGGGTATTCATGATCAAATCCTAAACGATTATACCTTTCGCACTTCAAATTTCGGCAGTACTATTGTGAATAGGTGTCGGCTGAGTCGTAGCAGAGATAAGCATCGGCGACGCGGGTCAAACGAAAGCCGGCCGTTTGCAGAATGCTTTCTACGATGCCGATGGGGTGCTGTCTTAGGATTAAAGGAGTCATGTTAATCCCAATCGCATAGTTTACCCATCTCATTTCGCGGCAATTTTGAGCCTAGCGTAAAATGTTTGGGTATCTGTGTACTAGGCAGTCGAGTCGATAACCATGAAAACAGTTCGTCTATCAACATAGATGAGTTTAGTTGGCTGTCTTCATTTGGTACGATGTATGCCTTCAGTCGTTTTCCGTCGAACCTAACGACCGATTCGTGGATGGCAGCATGCTGTTTGATCTCTGAGGCAATCGCTTCGAGACTAACATTGGTTCCGGCGACTTGGATTTGTCCGTCTTTACGTCCTTGAACAATAAAGTGTTTTTTATCTAGCCAGTGTAGTTTGTCTGGAATGTTAGCGCTATGAAGATGGTTGCGAATCGAATCGTTAACGATTTGCCAATAAGGGAACAAAGAAAACGGCTCATCAGGCTTTTTTCGATAGCCAATGCCTCCAGTTTCGGTTGCTCCGTAGATTTCAATGGTATCTGCGTTTTGCGCTAATAAAGCAGCGAGTATTTTGGACGTACAAGGTGCGCCGGCCATAACAATCGTAACCGAACGCGGCAACCTAAGACCCGAACTTATCCAATGTTGCCAAAAGTCAGGTATTGAGACAATCATGTCGCCATCCTGTAGGGTTTTTTCTAATGAAATCGGTAAACGTTGGCGCCCATCTATCACTTCCGGCCGATTGATTAATCTGCTCGGCAATGCCATTGTAAAAATAAAGCCGTAGATATGTTGAGCCGGAATCAAAGTCCAGATTCGACGAACAGCGCTATTGCCGGTTAACAAATGCTGAGCGATAAAATCGACTTCCTGCTGAATATGAGCAAGGGGTATTGTCGTAACGACAGGAGGGGATGTCGATCCTGAGCTGGAAAAGCTGATGAAGTGATGAAAATTTTCAAGACTCGCTGTCGCGATCTCTTTCCAGCCGTTGACCGAAGGTTTTGCAAGTAAGAAATCTTCCAGCCCGGAATCCGCAATATGCAACATTTGTGCGAATGCTGTTGCGCAATCCACTAATTCCAATGAGTCAATGTTTAGCGGTGAAGCCAACCAGTTCTCTGAAAGCATAACTGCTTGCGGAGACGGCAAGTGAGCGCCAGGGCGTAATCGACTTATATGTCCAAGTACGAAATCGACAATCAATCGGCGCATATTGGCGCCGTTTTGCCACCACATCATACACGTTTAACAAAAATCCAATAGGTATCGCCACTCAGTGATTTTTTCATATGCACTTTAACTTTGGTCGGACGCATGTTGTAATCAAAAGTGTATTCGAATTTTTTGTTGAGAAAGCCCATACGAGCCCCTTTGTCGAACTCGCCTTTAAATAGGGGAGTGTCTGTACAGGGGGCGACTTCGGTGAAAAAGTTTCGACCGATGACTTCTTTCGGATTACGTCCGGTTATGTCGCCTTCTGCGGAGTTATATCGCAAAATGCGGCCGTTTTTATCCAATTCGATTGCACCGAATGCAATGCTATCCAGCTCTTCGCTGCTCATTTTACGCATAGCGCTTTCGATATCGTCGCGTCCGAATTCGACAATGCTGGATGATAGTGTGTTGGTTTTAAAGTTGGAAACCAATTTTTCCAGTTTTTGCGCGCGCTGTGACAGGGCTTGACTCACTTCTTGATTTTGATTCATCGCCTGAGCGTTTGCCTCGGCGAGTTCATTAATACGAAGCATGCTTTGGCTAATATCGGTTGCTACGCTATTTTGATCGCGAGCGGCTAAAGCGATTTGTTTTCCCATATCGTAAACCGAATCCACTCGATGGTCGATTGTATGCAGAGATTCTCCGGCCTTATTGGCTTGTTCTACACAGTTATGCGCTTGTGTCGTACCTTGTTCAATCGCACCGGTTACTGCTTGTGCTGATTCTTGCAGGTCGGCAATGATGGCATGTATTTGTTGAGTGGCTTCTTGCGTATCAAAAGCGAGTTTTCGAACTTCATCGGCAACAACGGCAAAACCGCGACCGTGTTCGCCGGCTCGAGCGGCCTCGATAGCAGCGTTCAATGCTAAAAGATTCGTTTGATCGGCAATTTTAGCGATAGTGTCGATTACGTCGCCGATGTTGTGACTGCCCTGGTCGAGTCGACTGACCGCCGATTGCATGGATTCCATTTGATTTGCCAACATGCCGATCGAGGACATTGTTTCATTGACTACTTGTAATCCCATTTTGGTTTGTTCTTTAGCGTCGGAGGCGACTTTTTGAGTCGCCTCGGCATGCTCGGCCGTTTCATTTGATGAAACAGTCATCTGAGCACTCGCTTTGACGACCTGATCGGTCTCTTGTTGTTGGGAATGTGCAAGACCGATACTTTGGTGAGTATTACCGGCAAATTGCTCGACAGCAACGTTAAGGTCGTCCGAGGTTCTTGCGACTTCTTCTATGATTTGATGCAATTGGCTTGAATAATCGTTGAAGGCGGAAAATAAATTTCCCAGTTCATCTTCATTTGGATATTCAAAGCGAATATTCAAATCTTTTTGCATGTTTTCCAGTCGCGAAATGCCTTTTTTAATCGGAGCGGCGAGGTTTTTCTCTAACAGTATATTGAGCATAATAACGACCAGCGCTATAAATGCTATCAGTATGCCGAGAAAAATATAAGCGATTTGCAAAACCTGAGATCGTACTTCTACCGATAATGTATTAAAAACGTCATGGTTTTGCAGAGAGAAAGTAAAGATTAGGCTCGCTATAAAGAAAAAAACACTGCATAAAAAGACAGGGACAGTTAATCGAGACTTCAATGTGTCAGATTTTGGCATAGTAGTGGATTAAAGTAAGTTGCTCAGAAAGGTCAGCCGGATATTGGTGCTTGGATTCAAGATATTCTGATGGTTCCTATTTAAAGTGTCGCGCTTAATTCACACAACATTGCATGAGCAGTGGCGCCGCTCATCTTGAAAGGATCAAATTCCAAATTGTTTGAAAAACGCAACAATAATGCTTGGTTTTCTTTGGTTAAACCTAGATATCCCATATGCCAATTATCAAAATCTCGGGCTATTATCTCGCGGTATTCCAACAAGGTTGTATCGAAATGGCGTTCATCTTCAAGAATATGACGGTACAATTCATTGACAGCTGTACGCGAGCCTTCCAATGATTGTAAAAAATTATAACCATTGAAACACAACATCCCAGTAATGCCTTTTTGGGCATTGGCTTTGCGGGCAACTTCTAAAATCTGCTCGACATCGCTCGGTCCGAAACCTTTTCTTGCTCTGCTGGCGTATATCAGTCTGACTAAATACATTGCATACCTCGAGTTCATTGCTGGAGAAATCAACTGAATCGATTAATATAGTAATTGATTACCCAGTAAAAAGTAATCTGATTAAAAAGAAGCTTCGGCTTGTCGAGGCTAATATCTTGACGGGGTCCAATCGAAG
It includes:
- a CDS encoding multicopper oxidase family protein, yielding MRSSLSFSLPLSLCCSLSLLIAKLPHAEETLSVDNEAVIEQLQQEFHGSYPETASPSNKVQSQELVAAEAEWGILPPYQTTVWTYNGKIAPIIRIKLGETLKLTLHNKLPQATSIHWHGVRLPNAMDGVPGVTQPAIEPGASFTYEFTPKDAGTFWFHPHANSPEQIERGLQGLLIVENPDEPKYSQDLAWIVDDWLLEKGARIHDRFVTGHDLMHDGRWGNVVTVNGQYRPSIPVKPGERIRIRMVNSANGRVFAPAVEGIEAQIIAVDGLPTQSPIRLQNFYLAPGNRIDLDLTIPKNAAGKTFAVLDSFGQKTNTLAVLQVKNTTAVTTPTFKPIQAKHFPDWRSAIDAPVTHEFMLNAMRGGEHGITWTIDGHSGHDIIAQKLQAQRFYRLRFTNLSYRLHPMHLHGQFFQVIAVDGRPVREGFWRDTVLIGPKQSIDIGLVPIDKGLWALHCHILEHAEAGMMTTIRIQ
- a CDS encoding methyltransferase family protein; amino-acid sequence: MFIQALLAFLALPGVVAFVVPVTWLWLSDHTKLVQPLGIAPLLTGVVALFWCVCDFYVSGKGTLAPWAPPTRLVNVGLYRYTRNPMYISVLLILLGWVLCFGAPGQLIYTVILAVGFHLRVILGEEPLLARKYGEEWGHYSSCVPRWFY
- a CDS encoding AMP-binding protein translates to MMWWQNGANMRRLIVDFVLGHISRLRPGAHLPSPQAVMLSENWLASPLNIDSLELVDCATAFAQMLHIADSGLEDFLLAKPSVNGWKEIATASLENFHHFISFSSSGSTSPPVVTTIPLAHIQQEVDFIAQHLLTGNSAVRRIWTLIPAQHIYGFIFTMALPSRLINRPEVIDGRQRLPISLEKTLQDGDMIVSIPDFWQHWISSGLRLPRSVTIVMAGAPCTSKILAALLAQNADTIEIYGATETGGIGYRKKPDEPFSLFPYWQIVNDSIRNHLHSANIPDKLHWLDKKHFIVQGRKDGQIQVAGTNVSLEAIASEIKQHAAIHESVVRFDGKRLKAYIVPNEDSQLNSSMLIDELFSWLSTRLPSTQIPKHFTLGSKLPRNEMGKLCDWD
- a CDS encoding autotransporter outer membrane beta-barrel domain-containing protein, with product MKNNQSQNQNQSQNQSQNQSQKPEPEPEPEPEPEPEPEPEPEPEPEPEPEPEPEPEPEPEPEPEPDSFSSKPIDRSLFNTTQQNLLSTFFNLCDSDTNLSANMRARCNAFSGLSFDSARTQGIVRAVSPEQVVQQGTQATRITAGQVGLVETTVKNRISNLHASLNARSQYAGGLKFYQNGRPINGLGGAAGDDLGFGSNLGVWLNMNIRVGDVNTTFEQLGFRYDNYGFTGGADYKLTDNLVLGSAFSYLRSNSVFGLNMGETTTDTYTGSIYGTYYFWDNFHLDAIASYGGNEYQTTRRISYTIPGVETFSAEATATPGGNQHAYSLGVGYDFSYGPFSLTPYFRGNYIGLSVDSYRESGGAGWGMAFSDQNVESWTTTLGGETSYAISLPFGVILAQFRAEWHHQYKDGSRTIGASFIDDPSGQRFNVVSQSPDRNFATLGTSLSGTFADGLSGFISYDVMLGYQDISSHSINFGARMEF
- a CDS encoding BLUF domain-containing protein — its product is MYLVRLIYASRARKGFGPSDVEQILEVARKANAQKGITGMLCFNGYNFLQSLEGSRTAVNELYRHILEDERHFDTTLLEYREIIARDFDNWHMGYLGLTKENQALLLRFSNNLEFDPFKMSGATAHAMLCELSATL
- a CDS encoding C40 family peptidase, which encodes MPNSETALKQTLYGHYREWASIPYQYGGLSKSGIDCSGFVYLTFAKKLGVHLPRTSDRQAQHGKPIPQQQLRTGDLVFFNTGPQQHHVGIYIEQRRFLHVSTIKGVAISSLDNQYWSDRYWKSVRVLSS
- the pyp gene encoding photoactive yellow protein; amino-acid sequence: MQIAYIFLGILIAFIALVVIMLNILLEKNLAAPIKKGISRLENMQKDLNIRFEYPNEDELGNLFSAFNDYSSQLHQIIEEVARTSDDLNVAVEQFAGNTHQSIGLAHSQQQETDQVVKASAQMTVSSNETAEHAEATQKVASDAKEQTKMGLQVVNETMSSIGMLANQMESMQSAVSRLDQGSHNIGDVIDTIAKIADQTNLLALNAAIEAARAGEHGRGFAVVADEVRKLAFDTQEATQQIHAIIADLQESAQAVTGAIEQGTTQAHNCVEQANKAGESLHTIDHRVDSVYDMGKQIALAARDQNSVATDISQSMLRINELAEANAQAMNQNQEVSQALSQRAQKLEKLVSNFKTNTLSSSIVEFGRDDIESAMRKMSSEELDSIAFGAIELDKNGRILRYNSAEGDITGRNPKEVIGRNFFTEVAPCTDTPLFKGEFDKGARMGFLNKKFEYTFDYNMRPTKVKVHMKKSLSGDTYWIFVKRV